From a region of the Pseudanabaena sp. ABRG5-3 genome:
- a CDS encoding DUF2993 domain-containing protein codes for MSVVSSVLIPIIKLWLRSQVEHIDTLEIEIAGKSRQILSGDIPKANVIGAGAKYQGLAVTNIDLCAEAIHLNIAQILKGEALRLLDPIRVTMDVELSPADLQSCLKSPIFLDAIAPDTPPIATTDDEIRALLEHLVHKLGDEFTLHELIITNGSAKCRGEFAIAAT; via the coding sequence ATGTCCGTTGTTAGTTCTGTATTAATTCCGATCATTAAACTGTGGTTGCGATCGCAGGTAGAACATATCGATACTCTCGAAATTGAGATCGCAGGCAAAAGTCGCCAAATTTTAAGCGGTGATATTCCTAAAGCAAATGTGATTGGGGCGGGGGCAAAATATCAAGGCTTAGCAGTAACTAATATCGATTTATGTGCAGAAGCGATTCATCTCAATATTGCCCAAATCCTTAAGGGTGAAGCTTTACGACTGCTCGATCCCATTCGCGTAACGATGGATGTCGAGCTATCTCCCGCAGATCTCCAAAGCTGTCTCAAGTCCCCTATTTTCCTCGATGCGATCGCTCCTGATACGCCGCCTATAGCCACAACCGATGACGAGATTCGCGCTTTACTAGAGCATCTAGTCCATAAACTTGGTGATGAATTTACCTTGCATGAATTAATCATCACTAATGGCAGTGCAAAATGTCGTGGGGAATTTGCGATCGCTGCCACCTAA
- a CDS encoding thermonuclease family protein, with protein MPKFFLIVIANLACLAIAIQPVWAQFGAVPMRVKVFDGDNITLVDRGIKNKIHLACIDAPELLQAEGEHARKVLQNILADEEIYVRVFKKDKFGRYYGEVIAGGQNANKLMLSLGLAHYDRLQEKDCQGYAELESKAQSDRAGIWANGTDVMTPSQFRRENKLLGVGY; from the coding sequence TTGCCAAAGTTTTTTTTAATTGTTATCGCCAATCTAGCTTGCTTAGCGATCGCCATCCAACCTGTATGGGCGCAATTTGGAGCAGTACCGATGCGGGTAAAGGTTTTTGATGGCGATAATATTACCCTTGTAGATCGGGGTATCAAAAATAAAATCCATCTTGCCTGTATCGATGCGCCTGAGTTACTACAAGCCGAAGGGGAACATGCCCGCAAAGTATTACAAAATATCCTTGCCGATGAAGAAATCTATGTCAGGGTTTTCAAAAAAGATAAATTTGGGCGCTACTACGGTGAAGTGATAGCAGGTGGACAAAATGCCAATAAATTAATGCTTTCCCTCGGACTTGCCCACTACGATCGCCTCCAAGAAAAGGACTGTCAAGGCTATGCAGAGTTAGAGTCAAAAGCACAAAGCGATCGCGCTGGTATTTGGGCAAATGGTACAGATGTAATGACACCTAGCCAATTTCGGCGTGAAAATAAATTATTAGGAGTTGGCTACTAA
- the rpsU gene encoding 30S ribosomal protein S21: MTQIIVGENEGIESALRRFKKKIQKAGLLADIRRCQYHETAGEKRKRKAENAKRRGRFRRRDV, encoded by the coding sequence ATGACTCAAATAATCGTTGGTGAAAATGAAGGGATTGAGTCGGCACTACGCCGATTTAAGAAAAAAATCCAAAAAGCTGGCTTACTAGCAGATATTCGTCGCTGTCAGTATCATGAAACAGCAGGCGAAAAACGTAAGCGCAAAGCCGAAAATGCTAAGCGTCGTGGTCGTTTCCGTCGTCGTGATGTCTAA
- a CDS encoding GMC oxidoreductase, which produces MSPHPSTEVYDAIVVGSGANGGVAAKELSERGLKVLVLEAGRTPAATEIGNQARDMAKRIYNLAIAKRQSYQSMHPGYWKANPDLFIDEKDNPYTTPPDQPFYWIRGRQVGGKSLTWGGITLRLSDYEFKAASRDGHEQDWPIAYADLAPYYSKLEKFFQVRGSQEGLAQLPDGYYQPTLPLTPAEEHLKHVVESTWSDRRLIPSRGFGLHRPTPEQPWPAYSSLGSSLKAAIATGNVTLRSDAMVSHVIFDPDTHKARGVGYIDRNTNQAYEALGRTVVLCASTIESVRILLHSTEKYQTAGLTNPSGMLGRFLMDHVSTSTFFFLPKIKQTKTFDLSGCDSFFIPCFCNLESQQEKFLRGYGIWGGVQRFDLPHILRKVGDGSIGFLIAHGEVLPRYDNRVQLSQDVVDAWGLPVPHIECAWSENEHLMLDHMHRQIDEIIKLAGGKNMQLTEMFHVPVFSEFVSRMEETMSYSAPPGYYIHEVGGARMGNSPDHSVVNAHNQIWEAPNLFVTDGACWTSSGWQSPTLTEMAITARASEFIAEEMRKGNL; this is translated from the coding sequence ATGAGTCCCCATCCTTCTACAGAAGTTTACGATGCGATCGTAGTTGGCTCTGGAGCCAATGGCGGCGTGGCTGCCAAGGAATTAAGCGAACGTGGTTTAAAAGTCCTTGTTTTAGAAGCAGGTCGGACTCCCGCAGCAACTGAAATCGGCAATCAGGCAAGGGATATGGCAAAGCGGATATATAACCTTGCGATCGCGAAGCGTCAGTCCTATCAATCCATGCATCCCGGATATTGGAAGGCAAATCCCGATCTGTTTATTGATGAAAAGGACAATCCCTACACCACGCCGCCCGATCAGCCCTTTTATTGGATTCGGGGTCGTCAGGTGGGGGGCAAAAGCTTAACTTGGGGCGGGATCACTTTACGTTTATCGGATTATGAATTTAAGGCAGCTAGTCGTGATGGACATGAGCAGGACTGGCCGATCGCCTATGCCGATCTCGCTCCCTACTACAGTAAGTTAGAAAAATTCTTTCAGGTGCGGGGCAGCCAAGAAGGTTTAGCACAATTGCCTGATGGTTACTATCAGCCGACTTTGCCGCTAACGCCTGCGGAGGAACATCTCAAACATGTGGTTGAAAGTACATGGTCAGATCGTCGCCTGATTCCTTCACGGGGGTTTGGGTTGCACCGTCCCACACCAGAACAGCCTTGGCCCGCGTATTCCAGTTTGGGTTCTTCGCTGAAGGCGGCAATCGCCACGGGAAATGTGACTTTGCGATCGGATGCGATGGTCAGCCATGTAATTTTTGATCCTGATACCCACAAGGCGCGTGGGGTAGGCTATATCGATCGCAATACCAATCAAGCCTATGAGGCACTTGGGCGGACTGTGGTTTTATGCGCTTCGACGATTGAATCGGTGCGGATTCTGTTGCACTCTACGGAGAAATATCAAACTGCGGGCTTAACCAATCCTTCGGGAATGCTCGGTAGATTTTTGATGGATCATGTGTCCACCTCGACTTTCTTTTTCTTACCGAAGATCAAGCAAACTAAAACCTTTGATCTTTCAGGCTGTGACAGCTTTTTCATTCCCTGCTTCTGCAATTTAGAATCGCAACAGGAGAAATTCTTGCGTGGCTATGGCATCTGGGGCGGCGTGCAGCGCTTTGATTTACCGCATATTTTGCGAAAAGTTGGCGATGGCTCGATTGGGTTCCTGATTGCCCACGGTGAGGTTTTGCCGCGCTATGACAATCGTGTGCAGCTTAGTCAGGATGTCGTGGATGCTTGGGGTCTGCCTGTGCCGCACATTGAATGTGCATGGTCAGAGAATGAGCATCTAATGCTCGATCATATGCACCGCCAGATTGACGAGATCATTAAACTGGCTGGGGGCAAAAATATGCAGTTGACAGAGATGTTTCATGTGCCTGTATTTTCCGAATTTGTCAGTCGCATGGAAGAAACCATGTCATACTCTGCGCCCCCCGGTTATTACATCCATGAAGTCGGCGGCGCGAGAATGGGCAATTCACCTGATCATTCGGTTGTTAATGCCCATAATCAAATATGGGAAGCGCCAAATCTTTTTGTCACCGATGGTGCTTGTTGGACTTCCTCTGGTTGGCAAAGTCCAACTTTAACAGAGATGGCGATTACCGCGAGAGCCAGTGAGTTTATTGCCGAAGAAATGCGAAAAGGTAATTTGTAA